The DNA window GGTTACTGTGCGGATTCATTATCAAGAATCTTAGTGACTCAGCAGCGGTGAGGGCCTAAGGGTTTAGTAAACGCATTATTAACACATTCATTTGTTCCACCTTCAAAACTAGCACCTGCAATCAAAACTGACAACACCGATTTGGATAGCAATGAATGAGCACTAAAACTTTTCTGTACACTATACATAATGGTTAAACTTCACCCACAGCCGAgggtattatttatttacagaGGCAACTTTTTAATTTACAGAAAGGGTAACGTATAAATTCAAAGGTGTGgaagcatatacatatataaatccTTTATCTTCTATATCAATGTTATATCTACGCAAGGACATGGCGGATTTTtcacaaaatattttccaggGCTAGTCAGCGTCTAGTTTTAATGTACATTTATTTTCCGGCCATTACACATAGTGTActtcaacaataaatttagcGTTGTTATCTGCAGacaattcaaaaattttgtcCACCTAAATTAGGTGGTCATGCGAGTGTCTTGAAAGTGCAAGAGGTAAAACAATTAACTTAAAACAAACCATAACTCGTAGAAAATAGGTGGCCCTACAGTTGAAACCAATAACTTCTAGACAACGCTACCACCACTATCGCCGCGTTGGCGAGTGATTACAGCGTCCCTTCGCTCCGCTGGAGGCTCTGGCCTCTGCTCGGGCAGCCTTTCCTGCCGCGCCGCTGCTGCCGAGTTATTGTTGCGATGCATGAAGTTGCGAATATTTTCCTCAGTGTAGTCCACAATTCGGCGCTTCTTGCGGCGGCCGTACTGTTTCTGCTTCAAATAAATTTTCAGAATTCCCTTGACCGTTATAAAGGTCAGACCTCCAAGCAGAGTACGATGCAATGTGTTATCAACTGTGTCAAAGAGAATACGTCCCACGATCGACGATATGGTGGGCAGCAAGAGCGCGCCGCAGAAGACCCGCGTGGCCGAGACGGGGTCAGAGAGAGCCGGTGTGGCCGGATTGCTGATGCTTTGCTGCTCCTCTTCCTGGCTGCTGTTAAAAAGTAAGGTAATAAGAGCCTGATAACCCGGACGTTGTTGATGCACTTACAGGTTCGGATAAATAAGGCTTACAAAAGGAAACTTCCGCACCACCGTCCCGCGGTTTCGAATAAGGCGCAGCAATGCATCCTCCCAACGAATCAATCGACCAAGCACGAGCCCCACTGGAATAGCCGGCAGCCCAATAAGGAGAACGAGCGGATCTCCAGCCTCCATTATGGACATGCCATGCTCATGTCCCACGATCTACAGACAATGAATTCTCTTAGCATGACAACTGGTTTAAAAAAATCATAGGTTGTACCTGTAAAAATGTAACTGCTCCGTAAGTTACTGCTGTCCAGTACAGGGAGCCCACGAAGAAACCAGCCGCCAGGAAGGGGCTCAGGCGCTTGATGAGGTTATCTATTGCCTCTAATGCACCTCCAAGCTTGCCCATCTGCGGGAACACTATGATGTACTCCGTTTGGCACTGCGGGCACGATACAGTGCGTAGAGCGTTACCCTTCTGGGTTTTTTCATCGATCCAGCGGTAGAGACAGCTCTGGTGCACCCACTTGGTGGTGCCGCGGCACTGGCAGGGCTTCACCCACGCCGCCAGACGGTTATCCTCATCGGTGGCGAAGCAGATCCAGCAGCAGCGTTCCGGCTCCCCCGCATCGACGGCCACTTGGACGGCAGTGGATGTGGAAGCGTCCGTGGCTTTGTTTGCTGAAGCAAGTGGAACGGTCAGCGTGGTGTGATCCTCCACGGCTGGTACTGCAGGCGTCGCACAGTCCACAGATGGCGCCGCACAGTCCGCAGAGGGCGCTGCAGCTTTGTCGGCCATTTCGCTGAAAGTATAACACCATGTCTTATGTTTATCGATGCTCAGGGGCCCGACCTTAAGGTCCTCCTTACTTTGCTCTCACTCGGCTTTGTTGTGCGCTGATTGGCCTTTTTCGGTTAAGGAATGTGACTTTAATTCTGAGCGTTTCTCAACTTTACTCTTATTTTGGGTGGTtcaacgaaaataaaaactaactAAATAAACCCGATCTGATTTATTCTACTAGGGCACTTTCAATGATTTTTCGGACGGACCAGATCTCAGATTGTATTTTCCAGGTCGCCGCCAACTTACCCTTGCGCTGGTCACACTGATATCgcagcataaatatttttgtgggATTTCGTCAGCTCAAagaagctgggttcggaaaaatcgaatttttgaaatttaaaagctggaatcgtttgcccattttttgcccatgtttgcccaccaattagttttttttgcccacgtccagtttttgagatatgaattttcgaacaagttcgaaaattttcgaagatcaaaaatttcacttttttcaaaattttttttttttaatcgcaataacttcgtttgcccacgtttgcccaccctttagaattttgaaattttcgaaaattttcgaagatcaaaaatttcactttttttaatttttttttttttaaatcgcaataacatcgtttgcccacgtttgcccaccctttagaattttgaaaaaatttatactttagaaaatataagacattcaagtttacctcggtctactttgcccacccttcgaaattattttttttcgtttgcccactcttaaaaataaaaaatttcgattgcccacctcttaaaactaaataatttcgtttgcccatcctttaaaattagtttatttcgtttgcccaccctttaaaattagtttttttcgtttgcccacccttcgaaattagtttttttcgtttgcccactcttaaaaataaaaaatttcgattgcccacctcttaaaactaaataatttcgtttgcccatcctttaaaattagtttatttcgtttgcccaccctttaaaattagtttttttcgtttgcccacccttcgaaattagtttttttcgtttgcccactcttaaaaataaaaaatttcgattgcccacctcttaaaactaaataatttcgtttgcccatcctttaaaattagtttatttcgtttgcccaccctttaaaattagtttataatgtttgcccatcgtttaaacttagttttttcattagcccacctctttaaaatatatattttcagttaaaagcgtttgcccaccccttaaaaatggttttttcgattttccatcTATAAAACCAAATTTGTACAGATGTATGTAATAACTGTAAGTTGTGGCGccaatttacatatgtatcttaGGATCGGCGGACAGAAGCACTAATATTATTTGATTATGATgaacacatatatgtatgtatgtacataaatatatatgtatatatacaaaaaactatatatatgtatgttcatcAACACTTGcatgaaatttattaatgattaagAAAATTGGATAATTGGTCCGCCGATCCGGTGGGCTAATGAAAAAACTAAGTTTAAACGATGGGCAAAcattataaactaattttaaagggtgggcaaacgaaataaactaattttaaaggatgggcaaacgaaattatttagttttaagaggtgggcaatcgaaattttttatttttaagagtgggcaaacgaaaaaaactaatttcgaagggtgggcaaacgaaaaaaactaattttaaagggtgggcaaacgaaataaactaattttaaaggatgggcaaacgaaattatttagttttaagaggtgggcaatcgaaattttttatttttaagagtgggcaaacgaaaaaaaataatttcgaagggtgggcaaagtagaccgaggtaaacttgaatgtcttatattttctaaagtataaattttttcaaaattctaaagggtgggcaaacgtgggcaaacgattttattgcgattaaaaaaaaaaaattttgaaaaaagtgaaatttttgatcttcgaaaattttcgaacttgttcgaaaattcatatctcaaaaactggacgtgggcaaaaaaaactaattggtgggcaaacatgggcaaaaaatgggcaaacgattccagcttttaaatttcaaaaattcgatttttccgaacccagcttcaTTGAGCTGATTTcgtcgtattatttttaagtgGGGGATTCCAGAAGGACAACAACTTATATACgttgtataatttttattaacaatCGGCCTACTTACGAAATATTCCCACGTATTTGAATTCTATTACCTAGTCCACTACTGACTTAAAATATACatcatttaaatttcaaagaaAAACTTTTCTGAATCTTTCCGCcaataatacaaaataataacggagggaATTGAGGAGAAGAAATTGGCAtcgactttttttttgcctagTGCACAACCTGTTAAAGAAGGGAAGAAGCAGTTATTTTTTATACACGATATTTGAAATTTACCCTAACATAGTATGTACGTATATGTAAGTATGTACATGCTTTGGGGGTACTATACCTAAATAACGGATTCTTCTTTTATGCCGGAACTATCCCGCTGGCAATTTA is part of the Drosophila sechellia strain sech25 chromosome 3R, ASM438219v1, whole genome shotgun sequence genome and encodes:
- the LOC6613821 gene encoding E3 ubiquitin-protein ligase MARCH5 isoform X1, with amino-acid sequence MADKAAAPSADCAAPSVDCATPAVPAVEDHTTLTVPLASANKATDASTSTAVQVAVDAGEPERCCWICFATDEDNRLAAWVKPCQCRGTTKWVHQSCLYRWIDEKTQKGNALRTVSCPQCQTEYIIVFPQMGKLGGALEAIDNLIKRLSPFLAAGFFVGSLYWTAVTYGAVTFLQIVGHEHGMSIMEAGDPLVLLIGLPAIPVGLVLGRLIRWEDALLRLIRNRGTVVRKFPFVSLIYPNLSQEEEQQSISNPATPALSDPVSATRVFCGALLLPTISSIVGRILFDTVDNTLHRTLLGGLTFITVKGILKIYLKQKQYGRRKKRRIVDYTEENIRNFMHRNNNSAAAARQERLPEQRPEPPAERRDAVITRQRGDSGGSVV
- the LOC6613821 gene encoding E3 ubiquitin-protein ligase MARCH5 isoform X2 yields the protein MADKAAAPSADCAAPSVDCATPAVPAVEDHTTLTVPLASANKATDASTSTAVQVAVDAGEPERCCWICFATDEDNRLAAWVKPCQCRGTTKWVHQSCLYRWIDEKTQKGNALRTVSCPQCQTEYIIVFPQMGKLGGALEAIDNLIKRLSPFLAAGFFVGSLYWTAVTYGAVTFLQIVGHEHGMSIMEAGDPLVLLIGLPAIPVGLVLGRLIRWEDALLRLIRNRGTVVRKFPFVSLIYPNLQEEEQQSISNPATPALSDPVSATRVFCGALLLPTISSIVGRILFDTVDNTLHRTLLGGLTFITVKGILKIYLKQKQYGRRKKRRIVDYTEENIRNFMHRNNNSAAAARQERLPEQRPEPPAERRDAVITRQRGDSGGSVV